In Cuculus canorus isolate bCucCan1 chromosome 8, bCucCan1.pri, whole genome shotgun sequence, a single genomic region encodes these proteins:
- the CPT2 gene encoding carnitine O-palmitoyltransferase 2, mitochondrial, whose amino-acid sequence MMAGRQLLRRRVVGCWRRGCSSAGVAEYLHRSIVPTMHYQKSLPRLPVPKLEDTIKRYLNAQKPLLSDDQFRKTEELAHSFEKGIGKELHEQLVAQDNQNKHTSYITGPWFDMYLKAREPVVLNFNAFMSFNPDPKPEYNDQLLRATNMTVSAIRFMKTFRAGYLEPEVFHLNPEKSDTEIFKKIIRFVPSSLSWFGAYMVNAYPLDMSQYFRLFNSTRLPKLNRDELYTDEKAKHLLVLRNGNFYIFDVIDKDGNMLKPSEIQAHLKYILSDNSPAPAFPLGYLSSENRDTWALLRKNLLDTGNEEALKKVDSALFCLSLDDFPIKDFVHLSHTMLHGDGANRWYDKSFNLIITKDGTAGINFEHSWGDGVAVLRFQNEVFKDSTKAPAVGPQSQPASVDSSRAVQKLDFKLNDALKAGITKAKQKFDATVEALSVNMIQFSEGGKDLLKQKKVSPDSVAQLAFQMAFLRQYNQTVATYESCSTAAFKHGRTETIRPASVHTKKCSEAFVKEPSKHSTEELRKLIEECSKYHGHLTKEAAMGQGFDRHLFSLRYLALSKGIALPDFYQDQAYARLNHNIISTSTLLSPAVQLGGFGPVVPDGFGVGYQVHEDWIGCNVSSYPTRNGEEFLQCVYKSLEDIFNVLKGKKISS is encoded by the exons ATGATGGCGGGGAGGCAGCTGCTGAGGCGGAGGGTGGTGGGGTGTTGGCGGCGGGGTTGCAGCAGCGCGGGCGTTGCCGAGTACCTGCACCGCAGCATCGTGCCCACCATGCACTACCAGAAGAGCCTGCCCAG ACTGCCAGTTCCCAAACTAGAAGATACAATTAAGAGGTATCTGAATGCCCAGAAACCGCTTTTAAGTGATGACCAGTTCAG GAAAACTGAAGAACTTGCTCATAGCTTTGAAAAGGGAATTGGAAAAGAGCTGCATGAGCAACTGGTTGCTCAAGACAATCAGAACAAGCATACTAGTTACATCACAG GTCCCTGGTTTGACATGTACCTAAAAGCCCGTGAACCtgttgttttgaattttaatgcCTTTATGTCTTTTAATCCTGATCCAAAACCTGAATATAACGATCAGCTCCTACGAGCTACAAACATGACTGTTTCTGCTATACGTTTTATGAAGACTTTCAGAGCTGGTTATCTTGAACCAGAGGTTTTTCACCTCAATCCAGAAAAAAGTGATACtgagatctttaaaaaaattatccgATTTGTGCCTTCTTCACTTTCTTGGTTTGGTGCCTACATGGTCAATGCATACCCCCTAGATATGTCTCAGTACTTCAGGCTTTTCAATTCTACACGTCTGCCTAAACTCAACAGAGATGAGCTCTATACAGatgaaaaggcaaaacatttACTGGTACTGAGAAATggtaatttttatatatttgatgTTATTGATAAAGATGGAAATATGTTGAAACCTTCTGAAATACAAGCACACTTGAAATACATCCTTAGTGACAACAGTCCAGCTCCAGCCTTCCCCCTTGGCTACCTCTCCAGTGAAAACCGAGATACGTGGGCATTGCTGAGAAAGAATCTGCTGGATACTGGCAATGAAGAAGCTCTTAAAAAAGTAGactctgctctgttttgtttaagTTTAGATGATTTTCCCATTAAAGACTTTGTGCACTTGTCCCACACTATGTTGCATGGAGATGGTGCTAACCGCTGGTATGACAAATCATTCAATCTTATCATAACCAAGGATGGCACTGCAGGAATTAATTTTGAACATTCCTGGGGAGATGGCGTGGCTGTGCTCAGGTTTCAGAACGAGGTTTTTAAAGACAGCACCAAGGCACCAGCTGTCGGCCCCCAGTCTCAGCCTGCATCAGTAGACTCTTCCAGAGCAGTGCAGAAGCTTGACTTTAAGCTGAATGATGCCTTAAAAGCAGGAATTACCAAAGCCAAACAGAAATTCGATGCCACTGTAGAAGCACTGTCTGTTAATATGATTCAGTTCTCTGAAGGGGGCAAGGACCTTCTAAAGCAGAAGAAGGTAAGCCCAGATAGTGTGGCTCAGCTTGCTTTCCAGATGGCTTTCCTTCGACAATACAATCAGACTGTTGCTACATACGAGTCTTGTAGTACTGCAGCTTTCAAACATGGTCGTACAGAAACTATACGTCCTGCTTCAGTCCATACAAAGAAATGTTCAGAGGCTTTTGTCAAGGAGCCATCCAAACATAGCACAGAAGAGCTTCGGAAGTTGATAGAAGAGTGCTCAAAATACCACGGTCATTTGACAAAGGAAGCTGCTATGG gTCAGGGATTTGACAGGCATCTCTTCAGCTTGCGCTATTTAGCCTTATCCAAAGGTATTGCACTGCCCGATTTCTATCAAGATCAAGCTTATGCTCGGCTTAATCACAACATCATTTCGACAAGCACGTTGCTTAGCCCAGCTGTGCAACTAGGAGGGTTTGGCCCAGTGGTGCCTGATGGTTTTGGAGTAGGATATCAGGTACATGAAGACTGGATAGGTTGTAATGTTTCCTCTTACCCAACTAGGAATGGTGAAGAATTCCTACAGTGTGTATACAAGTCACTAGAGGATATCTTTAACGTtttaaaaggcaagaaaatcaGTAGTTAG